The sequence GTTTGTCTGTACAGGCAACGGACACACTGCTCTACTCTGATAGCCAAGAGCGGTTATTTACCAGAGGGCATGGCTATGGTTCAGAGAATCAGTCGGAACTCAATCTTGTGGTATCTCTCCCATAGCCTGCTTCTCTCTGCCTGTCTTCTGCTTTTGCCGGGAATCACAACTGCGGTGCACGGTCAGGATGTAGCGAGGCTTAAGCAATCGCCAACAACGACACAAGACGGGAGACGCGCTGCCGCCCAACGAGCGTTTGCAGAGGGACAGCGACTGCGGCAGCAAGGGACAGCGGAAGCTTTGCGGCAGGCAATTGTCAAATATGAGGAGGCCCTGCTGTTGTGGCGAGCCGTAGGCGACCGCTCTGGGGAAGCAGCTACCCTCAACAGCATTGGCTTGGTCTACGACTCTCTCGGCGACAAGCAGCAAGCCCTCTCCTACTACAACCAAGCTTTGCCACTAAGGAGAGCAGTAGGCGACCGCT comes from Leptolyngbya sp. FACHB-261 and encodes:
- a CDS encoding tetratricopeptide repeat protein — protein: MVQRISRNSILWYLSHSLLLSACLLLLPGITTAVHGQDVARLKQSPTTTQDGRRAAAQRAFAEGQRLRQQGTAEALRQAIVKYEEALLLWRAVGDRSGEAATLNSIGLVYDSLGDKQQALSYYNQALPLRRAVGDRSGEATTLNNIGLVYDSLGDKQQALSYYNQALPLRRAVGDRSGEATTLNNIGLVYNSLGDKQQALSYYNQALPLRRAVGDRSGEATTLNNIGL